Genomic segment of Malania oleifera isolate guangnan ecotype guangnan chromosome 7, ASM2987363v1, whole genome shotgun sequence:
TGATCTTGAACCATTATGGAAACCCTTATATTTGAATATTCAGCAAGTTGGAAGTAAGGTATAAGAAAGTTCCTATGGGAGCAGCGAGAATACTTGCCGGGGGGGAATTTGTTTTTCACCTGCATGCTCATTGTCCACCTTCTTCACCTTAGGCATGCTATGTTTGattttcatgctcaatttttttcaCTTGCTGcattttttctaattaatatgCCCCAGTAGGATCATTCTACCTTTTCagttcatttaatttttttctgATCATAATTTAGTTCTTGCGTTCATAATATCCTTGCTTCCCTCTAAAATCAAGGGCTATAAATCTTGAATTGTTGCACTATGAGGTTTGTGTTATCAAATAATTAGTGTTTAGTATTCTAGATCTTTCTTCATGTGTGCATAATTTGTGATCAAGTGACTGAAGTATGGACGTGGGATATTTGTGTAGGAGGTTATTGTGTCTTTTTCTGTCAATCGACAGCTCTCTCATTATGTGTTTTTTTTCAACCAACTTGCAGGACAATCCATTAGATATAGAGTGCTATAACTTCAATAGCAGTGGAAAACACGATTTGATTGGGTAAATAacttgtatttgtttttatttttctctcaGCTCTACATAGTTGTATGCTGATTTTGCTCGTGCATTGGGTGATTATTCAGAAAAACTCGTAAATCACTAGCAGAATTGGAGAAGCTTTATTCCAGTAAGCAGGGAGAACATTTATTTTTGCTCACAGCTGCTGGACATGGCTACCACAACAAGGTCCTAAACATTTGAATCAGGTCGATTTCCATTCATGGCCCTTTTCCTTTAATCTATAAGGGCTGTAACTTCGTTGCAGGTATTAAAAAGTCAACTATTTGTGGAGAAGTTCTCTGAGAGTGTTCGACATACCTTCCTGGATTATTTGGCTGGTGGATGTGAACTGAACTTCATGGTCGCTGTTGATTTCACGGGTACTCATGCATGCATTTCCATCTCCtgatatttttaattttgattgactTTATTGACTAATATCTCCTTAACTGAACATCTTTCCTGTGGATGTTTTGTACTGTAATATGAGACTGAACATTGGCAATGCTAAATAAATTGTTTTGGTAGGACAAATTGGTTTATTATGTTTGACGGCAACTGAATCTCTTTAACAAAGCCTTGACCTGAGATCAGCCCAAAGCAATCCACCTTTTTTTAGGATCGGGGATGATTTTGCATGAGATTAGGTGTTGAGAAGACACATGATCACCATGAAGTTGATTAGAATTATGGCTGTTTGTTAGAGTGGAATGCGGGAAAGCATTCATGTAGCAAACCCATGCAGTTGGGATTATGGCATACTTGAGTTGACTTGAGTCATCAACTTTCCCCTTGTCTTTGGCTATTGTTtccttctaattttttattttcacttcTAATTAATGCAATGTTCATGACTAAAAAACTTCAGTTGACATCTCATCTGGTTccgtttaattttttaaaaaagcatCCATTTCTGATTTTACCTATTCTTCTCCTGCCACATCCTATTTGCCCCTCATTTTGACAATGTTGATTTTAATAgaatttattgattgattttcCAAAATTATTCCTTTAAGCATGACTTTCCTTGTAGTTTTCTTTGAATTTATTAATATGTTAGGCATGACCAAGCTGCACTCTAGCAATGCTTCAGTACATGCATGCTGTTCTAATttctttttatcctttttttttttttaatgagccATAATTTTAAGTTCTAACTCTTAAAACATTTTTTAATCAGCTTCAAATGGAAATCCTCGTCTTCCTGATTCTTTGCATTACATTGACCCCTCTGGACGGCCAAACGCATATCAACGAGTGAGAAACAAATTTCTTCTGTCTTAATTTGTTTGTAGCCATGTCTGTTTATGATCTAATTTAACTTCGACAATTAATTTCTAGGCGATCTTAGAGGTTGGAGAGGTGTTGCAATTTTACGATTCTGACAAGCGCTTCCCTGCCTGGGGTTTTGGAGCAAGGCCAATTGATGGTCCAGTTTCTCATTGTTTTAACTTGAACGGAAGTAGCAATTACTGTGAGGTGGAATAGTTGCAAAGCATTTTCTTCCATTgcttcataaaaaaaaaagaaaactttcTTTCACCATCGCAATTCTCTTCTCAAGCATTTCTCCATATTAAGCGCTTGTAATTTTATTTCTTCCAGGTTGAAGGAATCCAAGGAATTTTGATGGCATATGCAAGTGCACTCTTTAATGTTTCTCTAGCAGGTCCAACCCTTTTTGGACCTGTGATTACCAGTGCTGCACAAATTGCTAGCCGGTTCCTTGCAAATGGCGGGCAAAAATACTTTGTTTTGTTAATAATCACGGTAAGAGTAAGAAAAAGGAATTTGAGTTAACTGCCACGTTGAATCTTTTCCTTCTTGTGGTGGTTGTCATATATACTATGTTTGTACCATAAATCATATCATGTTTGTTTTTGATTTTCGCATGATGAATCAACTGAATCTATAACATTGAATTTCCCCATTTTAGGAACTGAATCTCATTGCCCtccaaaattttgttaaactaTCTTAGGATGGAGTAATAACAGATCTTCAAGAAACAAAAGATGCCATTGTGAAGGCATCAGATCTGCCACTGTCAATCCTCATTGTTGGAGTTGGTGGTGCCGACTTCAAAGAAATGGAGGTGTGTGTTAATTTGATTTTACACCTGTCCACTGCTCAGATACGTGATTTATCTTTTTAAGTGtggttttattttctttttaagttcTGTTTTATGTTTCTTATTGTTGCGACTCTAATAGAAGCCTCAGTTCAAGTATCTTAACAGATATCCCCATTTCCCTGCATTTTGCTTATGGTTGAACAGATACTGGATGCAGATAAAGGAGAGAGACTTGAAAGTTCAGCAGGACGAGTAGCATCACGTGATATAGTACAGTTTGTACCCCTTCGGGATGTGCAGAGTAAGTTTTCTTTTTGCCCTTGAATGGGAAAACTGGCAGCTGATTCCAGTTGGGgagtgatttttttttcatttcttttgcaGGTGGAGAGAGATCTGTTGTTCAGTCACTTTTAACAGAATTACCTACCCAAT
This window contains:
- the LOC131159422 gene encoding protein BONZAI 1-like, producing MGNCCSDGGGGRSAVGGTAASHANPVVGPNDAVDLFFRSRGHNGLFSQIELSYSASKLRDRDVLSKSDPMAVIYIKRRDGTLEELGRTEVLLNSLNPVWITKHTITYHFEVVQTLVFHVYDVDTQFHNVDVKMLKLDEQQFLGEATCALSEIVTKSNWSLTLNLVRKEESTRTSSSPSFGELTVHAEEWVSSKTTTELILRCTDLENKDLFSKSDPFLVISKTLESGDSVPICKTEVIKNDLEPLWKPLYLNIQQVGSKDNPLDIECYNFNSSGKHDLIGKTRKSLAELEKLYSSKQGEHLFLLTAAGHGYHNKVLKSQLFVEKFSESVRHTFLDYLAGGCELNFMVAVDFTASNGNPRLPDSLHYIDPSGRPNAYQRAILEVGEVLQFYDSDKRFPAWGFGARPIDGPVSHCFNLNGSSNYCEVEGIQGILMAYASALFNVSLAGPTLFGPVITSAAQIASRFLANGGQKYFVLLIITDGVITDLQETKDAIVKASDLPLSILIVGVGGADFKEMEILDADKGERLESSAGRVASRDIVQFVPLRDVQSGERSVVQSLLTELPTQFLTYMRTRDIRPNS